In Mustela nigripes isolate SB6536 chromosome 9, MUSNIG.SB6536, whole genome shotgun sequence, the sequence AACTGGGATGAAGAAAAGAATCAAGTCTTGACAAATCAAATCCCAAACGTGAGGCCTAGTGTGCCAGCCACAGGGTGCAGAGCTGGGGGTGTGAACACAGAACACAGCATGTAGCcactaactggaaaaaaaagtcaactttaaTTGTAACTGACCAAACTGTCCAGGAATGTCTCCAAACTGAGCAAAAGAAACACGATAAAATTCTCTATTGAAGAAACCAAGTTTTTGCCAGCCCCGGGGCTTCGGAGGGTTGGGCCGAGAGCAGCCCGCTCCTGGGGCCGGTTCTGTCCCCCACGCCCGTTTCTCGCTGGAAAGGAGGGCTGGTGACAGAGAGGGACCTGTCCCTCGCCTCCTACCACACTGGGAACTCTCTGTACAAAGTCACTGGTGGGGTGTGCCTTTCCTCCCACCCCATTCCTGTCTGAAAGTAAATGGAGACCCTCTGGGCATCGTCTCGAAAGCCAGGGAACAAGGCGAGGCACCCCAGTGCCCTCCGGGACTTTCAGCCAAAGCTTTCCTCCAGTCCGCTCAGCTGGTGTTCCCAGtgcccagaggagggaggaaataaaataagcactAGAGAAAACTCAAATGCCCCATCATCTCCACAATGCAAGTCAcatagcagaaggaaaaataaaactgccctaACAAAAAGGGCGGGCAGCCGGCCCTCAGAAGACACGCTCAAATTCCGTCTGGTTGGTGGTGGCGGGATTGCGGCTCTGGTTGGTGGACTGCTGGGTGATCTGGCTGCCCTTCCGGCGTGGCGGTGCCAGATACTCGAACATGGACGTCAGGTGCGTGGAGAGCATGCCCTTGAGATCTGAGGGCATGGGGTCGGACCAGAAGAAGTCGTGGTTGAGGGCGTCGTCACTGTCGATGCGCTGTGCAGGGTCGAGCACCAGCAGCTTGTCGATGAGGTCCAGCGCGTAGGGGTCCCGCACGTAGGCCTTCAGCCTGTCCTTCACCTTCCGTTTCTGTCCTTTAACCAGGTCCAACTTCTCAAACAGCTCATACTTGTCCACGTTGGGCCACACCTGCGCAGGAGGCATGGAGTGAAGGTGGTGTTAATTCAGGGGGTACGTGGCTTGTCCCCTGGTTAGGCACCCGAAGGGACTAAAACTTTTCCCATCGGATGCTCCCAGACCACCCCTGGAGGGTGAACTTGACCTCTCCAAGGTAAAAGCAGCAGTGACCGTGCAGCTGGCACACAGCAAGCGCCACGCCTTTTATACAAGCACCTGGCATACGCCCACCAAGCCTGACGCAGGCGTAGTTGTCTTCCAGAAGAGAAACTGCGCTCCGAGGTGAGGGATTCAAATGCCCTCCCCAAGGCCGCGATCTGTGATGGGGGCAAGACTCAAGCATAGCCCGTGTGGCTCTAAAGAGCAGGCCCTGTCCCACCACCAGCCACCTCTCCAGAGCTGTCCTTCCATTccactccccactcctccctTGCCAGGAGGACTTCCGGATCTCTGCAGCCTGcggggcccaggggcccaggcaGCCTGGCCACGCACCTCAGGGGTGATGGAGCCACAGAGCTGGCTGATGAGGGCAAGCTGGTGCTGCTCGGTGTTGCCCTGCATGATAGGGCTGCGGGTCCACATCTCCGCCATGATGCACCCAGCTCCCCACAGGTCAATGGGGGGGCCGTAGTCCCGCTCCCCTGGGAAGAAGAGCGCACCAGGAGGGCCCCTTGAGCCCGAGGGCCTCCTGAGACGCAATGCCCCCGGGCCGGCGGCTCAAGAAGCCCTGGCAGTGGGGGACTGAGGCCGGGTAagtgcccagcccctgcccccctccGCCCGCTCGGGAGTCCTCACCGAGCAACAGCTCCGGGGGCCGGTACCAGAGTGTCACCACACGGTTGGTATAGCGGTTGGGCTGGCTGTTCTTGGCCAGGCTGAAGGCCCGGGCCAGCCCAAAGTCTGCCAGCTTCAGAACCCCATCGCGAGTGATGAGCACATTAGCTGCCTTCATGTCCCTGTGCAGGATCTGCGGGAAGTGTGAGAGGGCTCAATCAGGTCTCCAGGGGCTCTCAGTCACATCCACCCAGCAGTGGGAACCTAGGCCACCCAAGCCTCAGTCCCTCTTTCCCCACTCTGACCCCCACCTTGTTTCTGTGGATGTAGTAGAGGCCGTTGAGCAACATCTGCATGACCTTCTTGATCTCGGACAGTGTGAACTTGACTAAGACATTGCTCAGCAGCCCAGCAAGGTCATGCTCGCAGAAGTCAAACACTAGGTATATACTGCCTTTGCAGCGGTTATAGGGGGAAGCTGAGATGGGAAGAATGGGGggagtgagaaaaataaagtaaaaaatccCACGTGCAACTCATTTTCCCACCACCAGCTTCTACCCCTCCAACCCGTGGACACTTGGGATATCCGGCTGCGCATTCCTTCACTGGAAAACTATTTCCTGAGTGCCTCCTCTGGGGTGCTGAGGCAGGCCCCGGGGCAGAACAGCTACGATGAAGGGACCCAAGAGAGCGGTCAGAGTTGGTGTGTCTGGGTTAAGAAGAGGCAATTTAGGTGTGTCCACTTCCCAACTTTGCAAAGAAAGCCGTTAGGCTGTAatctcattttccccatctggaaATGGGGGCAAGATCCATACCACTTACCTTTGGTTCGACAGATCTCAATCAAGTTGACCACATTCTCGTGTTTTAGAAGTTGGAGGATCTTGATTTCCCGCAAGGCTGTAATGGGGAACTGGgtgggagaaagacagagggggtCAGAGGTGAGCGAGTGAACTATGAACCAACGAACAAGCCATGGGGTCCGTATTAAGAAacaaaagtggggaaaaaaagagtaaagtcaTGGGCTCTGAAATCAACCACCTCAgacattttatctgtaaaatgggtataagaATAGTATGTGACCCTCAAGGAGTTGGTTTGAGACAATAAAACGCAACAATAGGACTTGACACACAGGCTTCACTACCAGTCACTAAATGTTCCACAGTTTCTTCAACCTTTAAATTTTAGCTGTATGCCTGTATTTTACTAGGTGGTTAACAAAAACAGCTATTTAAAGTAACGTCCTTGCTAAGAAGCAGGTCTTTGGGAAGCTGGACTAGGGCTAAGGCGGGGCAGCTCCTTTTCAACCGAGTACAAGTCACCCTCTTAAAGTCCTCGCGTGCAATTTCTTTTTACCTTACACAAAACAAATGCTAAGGACACAGCGTTAAGCACTGTTTAAAGGCTTTCTAACTTCAGAAACCAAGGCGGACTCTGCAAGCATGAGCTCCCCGTCCTGGCCCCAACCGTATTTACCTAAGAATGAAACATCAAATGCTCTTAAAACAtttgtataaaaaaaattcaatttagaaCTCAAATCCTCTGGAACACAGAAATTTCCAAACtaccccacccacacacacacacactgattctCCAGGCGAGAGCCCTAGCAGGAGCAGGGTGGAAACCCAACCCCGTGCCCAGGGGAGCTGGCAGGCCCGCCCACCCGGCCCATACTCACCCCCTCCTTCTCATTCTCCATCAGCACTTTCTTCAGAGCCACCTTTTTGCCGGTCTTACGGTGCTTTGCCTTAAATACCTCCCTGCAGGCCGAGAGGGGGACCCAAGAGGATTCATCAAGTCGTTTCTGCagggcccgcccctcccccaccagaggAGGAGGGCAGCAAAAAAGGATTCCCCGGGCGGGGCTGGGCCGGGTACCCAGGGCACTCCCCTACCCTGCCACCCGCTATCTGCAGTCCTTCTCCGAGCCTCTACTTCCTTCCCTCGGTCTCCTCACCCAGGCCTCTCTCGGAGAGCTCGCTCCCCTCACAGGCTCCTCTCTGCaacccttccccgccccccatcaCGGGCCTCA encodes:
- the CDK9 gene encoding cyclin-dependent kinase 9, translating into MQRDAPPRAPAPAPRLPAPPIGAATNSGGGGGGGSGGGGGSSAAPAPPGLPGTTSPRGPGGGRRAEEAGSAPRGRKWLWRRKWRGRGGAWSTVAGPGAGAAAAAAAGGGGGGGGGGGGGGGALEAAMAKQYDSVECPFCDEVTKYEKLAKIGQGTFGEVFKAKHRKTGKKVALKKVLMENEKEGFPITALREIKILQLLKHENVVNLIEICRTKASPYNRCKGSIYLVFDFCEHDLAGLLSNVLVKFTLSEIKKVMQMLLNGLYYIHRNKILHRDMKAANVLITRDGVLKLADFGLARAFSLAKNSQPNRYTNRVVTLWYRPPELLLGERDYGPPIDLWGAGCIMAEMWTRSPIMQGNTEQHQLALISQLCGSITPEVWPNVDKYELFEKLDLVKGQKRKVKDRLKAYVRDPYALDLIDKLLVLDPAQRIDSDDALNHDFFWSDPMPSDLKGMLSTHLTSMFEYLAPPRRKGSQITQQSTNQSRNPATTNQTEFERVF